GGCTCATGATTCTGGAAGGTGCCAATCGTACAAATGTGAGGAACAAGCCTAAGACAAGCAACGGTCAAGGATAAGATCTATGCAAATGTACGAGCTTTTTGGAATAATACGAAAACAGGACAGTATTGTCATATGCAGAAACCCACACTGAATATAAAAAGTCACATCTGCTGTGAGCCTACAGGGAGAAGGCTACGGTACTGTAGACCCTATCGTATGAATCTCAAGATATAGTTCAATGCCACATGGGACACCCTCATTTAAGGAGAGACTGCAGATTGAACCCAAGGCAGGCCGTAAGGGCGTGCATGCCTTGTCTTGATAGTCTATCTCTATCATATTGCAGTGGGTCAATCTAAACCAAATGGCTACTATTTAAGCATGCTTGGAGTCAGAATGACACTTGATGAGCCCCTTATATAGATAGTTTAAGGTAAAAGTCAAAGCCTCACTTTTGAAATATCAAGTGTTAGATGTTATTTgacatcaaaatcttcaaaaaaagCAAGTGACTTCAAGAGAGCAACAGAAGAGGAAGAATAGAGTAGTGCCGCAGTAGTGAGGGTACTATTATGAGGTAGGTTAGTTTCTAAGACAGTACTGAAAAATACAGGATAAATATTGTGGGTATGTCGTGGGATTTGCATTGCATATTTTGTAATCTTTCCCCTTTTTAtcatgaataaatgaatattttccttcattatGTTTACTATCATTTTTACTTAGAGTTTGAATATCTTTACTTTGTGATTTTAAGATCTTGACGTTTGAATGACTCGAATTTGTGATGGGGTAATTTTGGTTGAGTGTGAGTCTTACCGTGTGTCAATCATCAAGGACGGGTAAACGTTCCTCGGGCCATTCTTATGATACGTTGCCACTAATGTCATACAGGAAGAAGAAAGCCTCATGATGATTGGGGTGTAACATATTTGTATTGGCCTCACTTGATAGATGAGTTCGACGTGCTGACTTGGGAGGGGAGGAGTCTCAGGTCCCTATTCCTTGCCAAAAGATGGACCAGCATATGCACACTGAGGGAAAAGATATACATGTCCATGGTCCACGAGTTCTACAAATAGATGCAGGACATGCCACATGATGTAGATATTCACACCATATATGTACGCAATGTTCGGTTGGAGGTATCGACGGACGTCTTCGCCGACCTACTTGGGATCCCTCGAGTATCTAAATTCTCTGCTATAGTCAATGATCAGGCCGAGAACGCACAGGATGTTGGGACATCTGGATCATGTGTTGGCTCTACCGAGGCCAATCCGACAGGCAGAGATGTAGATCTGTTGGATGGTGAAGGGAGTCAACATCAAGATGTTGACCGCGACGAGGAGTTCTTTAGTCTGACTGGGAGATACTGCACCTCGTTCGAGTCGAATAACTCATTCAAGCATTACATGCTGCTACCATTTTTCCAGAAGTTTCAACTTATAGTTGCAACAAACGTAGATCCTATAGCACATAAGGCCACCTTCAATCGAACTCGTGCATAGTTATGCTTGGCACGTGGAAAACCTAGAGTTGCCATTAtggatatttgagaggatccattAAGAGGCCAGCGTCATCTCCACCGACAACCTTCTATATGACGTGATCATTACTTGGTTTTTGCTGCATCGGGGAGTGACACCCCAAGCCAAGGACTGGTTAGAGCactggcaatggactagccattgccaagttcAAGTCTAATTTGCAATGGCTTTTGAGATAAAATCTCTGGCATTGAACTCGACAAAGCTATATTTTTCTAACTTTAGCTACAGTAAAATCCCCACACTCACTATACTTGGCGAGTAACTGTAGAAGAagcaaacatttattttattatttccgctctctctttctctcatgaTTTCCATTTCCCTCGTATTTGCCGTCGTCTCGCCCTCGTCTCTTTCCCTCGTCTCTTTGCCCTCGTCTCGCCATCGTCTCTTTGCCCTCGTCTCGCCATCATCTCGCCTTCGCATCTCGTATTTTCCCCTTTCCCTCGCCCTTTCCGTTTTTGCAACTCCATCgcggcttctctctctcgctcttctCTCCgtttgtcattttctttttctgaaactcctctccctcttctttctttctcaattgATTTTCTCTCCTTTCGTGGGTCGATCTTCGACGGTTGGGCaatttcccctctctctctctctgtcggCTTGGCTCAATAACGCAGAACTCTCTCTCGATTTAGGTAAGCTTTATTTGGGTAAGCTTTGTATTGAGTACGAATTTGTTAATTTCTGAAATGGGTATGAATTTGTTTGGGTAAGCTGGTTATTATCGTTGCTGATTTTTCTACAGTTGGTGTTGTTGATTTTTCTAAAGTTTGTGTATGATTATGTTTCTTCAATTGTTCATTATCGCGTCCAGCCAAACCTCCTCTCAGAGTCTGAGAGTTGAgcccccatatatatatatatatatatatatatatatgttttcagtAACTACAATCCATTGTttcttatttgttgtttttgggtttgtttgCTTTTCATGTATAGCCCTTTTCTCGTGTCTTACTCTGCTTGCTAGTCATTTTGGTGGTAGAAAAGCTCATTCAGTCATTTGATCCCGTTTACTTTACACAGCTTTGTTTTTCATAGGATGAATCCAAACTAACAGGGTCTTTTACTTCATAATTGAGTTTTGTTAAAAACAATTAATAGCTTCTAAAACAAAGAAGGGAAATAGCAAAGTGTTATTTAATGAGCCCACAAAGTTTTGCCTGTCTACAATTActgaaagggaagaaaaaacaaTAGAAGAAATGCACCAATTGGTGCAAGTCATCGGTCCCTGGCAATGGTCCCATTACTGAAAGAGCTTAACTAAGTGCATCTAAAGTTGCATAGGGAACGCATGTGATGTTCAATGTGTTACTTCGTTGAGTGTTGTAAAGGGAAAAAGTATAGAATTAGATCAGTATTTGAGGATAGAATTCATCAATAACaggttttaaacataaatataaacagTTCTAATTGCGTAAACTTTCACTTTAGGTGCATTAGAAAACCTTAAAAACATATGTCAAAGCACATGAGCCAATCTAAATATCCTCATtccttaatttgaaaaaaaaaattataaagctGATGAAAggagttcaattttttttttttttttttttgagtggtAAAAGGAGCCAATtccatatattgtttttattgcaTTTGTAAATCTTCCCCAAACAACTCTCGTAGATAGGAACATTGTAATGCACCTATATTGACTAATGAAGTGAAAAGAGTCCATGAACACAAAAACACAGCAATCTTTGCTAAATAATAATGATCAGAATAGGATACTTGTTTGCTATACAATATTTGCTTTTCTATCACTTTGCTGTTATTATTTGCTCTATCCTTTCATGTAAGCATGCTTTAGgatgtatttatgtatgtatgtagtaGTATATGTATGTGGGTAATGGTTTGGACGCTACATATAACGTTTGTGGCTATCCCGATCGATGGTTTCTTTCAAAGCCATTTGATCCCGAAAACAccacatatattatttgttaagacATTTTTCTGACTCCACAACCAAAAACAGAGTTTACTTTGCTGTTTTTTGCAAAATAGATAAGgaataaaatgtgtttgttgttcttctttgcaaaacagaacaagaagtttaattttgttgatgtttagcaaagttgttgtttttctttgcaaaacagaacaagaagTTGATTTCTTTGctatttttctacatattttttttacatctttcTTTGCATACCAGCTTatacaaacaaattgatgatgtaatatttgttgtttttgtaatttagtggactgttttgtaattagtggactgttttgatggaaggatggactgtttttgtaattttagtggactgttttgtaattattggactgttttgatggattagtggactggtTTTGTAATGGCAAtgaactgttttgtaattattggactgttttgatggattactggattgttttgtaattttattggactgtttttatggattagtggactattttgtaattttagtggactgtttttatggACTAGCGGACTGTTTTGTAaatttagtggactgttttgatggaagggtggactgtttttgtaattttagtagactgttttgtaattattgaactgttttgatggattagtggactgttttgtaattattgaattgttttgatggattagtggactggtTTTGTAATGGCAAtgaactgttttgtaattattggactgttttgatggattagtggactgttttgtaattttagtggactgtttttatggattagtgaactgttttgtaattttagtggactgttttgtaattagtggactgttttgatggaataatggactgtttttataattttagtggactgtttttatgggtagaagaaatgttggtatgtttgtatatatgattgttgggtgaatgatttacaaaatatatttattgactaattaggttgagggaaaatataattgaaaaataataattttattttttaataaagttattaattcaatttgtaaaatattaaaaaatatatatattattaaaatatttaatattttattattatttagactttaagataactagtccaatgtggactacTTTAGCTATAAATCCATGTTATAATGAAAATACAACATTCTagttaaattttagacttggcaatagttaggccattgccaatgctcttagccGAGCAGATGAGCCCGTTCGATATAACCTCACACTAGCGAAGGTAAGTGGCACCCCAAGAGGCATGATTGGCGTAAGGCTGGGCCTCCACCAGATCTTGTGCCACTGACCCAATCTGGGGAAGGTGTTGCTCTTCATAGCGGGAGTACTAGTCAGGAAATGCACGCCCTGCTTGGGTCGATACGATAGTGTATTCCTGCACACATCGACCGACAAATCGGGTCAATTTAGGTATCAGTAGAGGACAACGAGTATTGAGCTCTAatagtgtattttttacttttttatttctaattttatgtcattttccCTTATCTTTCCGTAATGAACAATATCTCTTAATATATAtcaagtttatgtattttaattctcactaatattttaatttgcaattccctatttcattttatgttctttcttttgttttgtatatttcaaatttcaactccAAAGATACtaagttcgaacgttaaacaCATACATTCAAACATTAGTGCATATGTCGAGAAGTCATTACATTCGAACCATATAATCGTAAATTAAGTTGGCACACATACCTGGGAGGGGGGGAAGCTCTCCATTCCTGGTTCTCCTCATGTAGTTGGATCCTTCAAAACTACAAGAATCCTTAGTTAGAATAGGATTCCAACTCACCaccttttgagattttgagaagaGTTACTCTTTAGAGAGCACAGTATCATGAAAATTGTAAACTTatccacataatataaatttaattttatataaatacattcGTACATAGATCAcataacttttacaaaactgTTAGTACATATAAACATATGTTCGAACACTATGAAAAGACAACgccttgttgagatttgaacgTATAAACATCAATGTTTGaactttagtattttattttccaaCTTTAGTGATGGTAAAGAAACTGTACGTCACTAAAAGGTATATTCTGTGATGGTTGGTCCATTAATATCACATATGCTAAACCGATAGAAAACTCAAATTTGTTGCGGTGGATGTATGTTTTCTAATTTGTattattccataaaatataaaatattgaagATTCTAATATTAACGTTTCCATGTTAAAGTACTTGAGACGAGGAACTGCCAGTCCACATTACTACCCTTCCCTCATCTGCTACTTTTCACGATCTCCACCGTTCCTATACCCGTTCCTCGAGCTCCATAGCCTGCCCAGAACGGCGTCGTAGCTGCTTGACCGCCTCAGCTTCCGGCCAGTACTCTCTACAATCTGCTTCCTGATCACCTCCTCCGGCAGCCTCAGAGTACACCTGTCCGTGTGCTCTCCCGGTTGAACCAGTAGTGAGTGGCCCGTCGAGTGCGATCTCGGGAAATTCTCCGATATTCTCCTACTCCCCTGATCACAGCTCACGATCTCCGCCGTGCTTTCATCATCGTCAATATCAATCAAAATGTGGTCTTTTTGCACCTCACCGAGTTCGGAGGTCGTCGCGTCCTCCTGAGTCAACAACCGGGATTGTGCCTCTTCGGGAGCGAGTTCATCCGGTGTAAGCATAGCTCTGCATACTGGGCACGTTAAATGAGAAGCTAACCAGGCGTCAATGCAAACTGGATGGAACACATGGTCGCATTTTGGCAACAAACGTAGCTTTTCGTAGTCTTCGAACTCGCTCAAGCACACCGCGCACTGGAGCGCTCCTTTACCAACGTTGAGATCTTTGACCGTGGAGTAGACGAGCATAGGGAAGCACGTCTCGATCATGGCCCGGTCGAGACCCTGGTTCCTGCACGTGTTGACGGCAGTCGCTGAACCGGCGGTCTGGTTCACTGTGGCACTAGATTCGAGGCACTCGCGGATATAGATGGAAAAGAAGGCCATGAAGAAGAATGCACACATGAGGAACAGGATGACCACAACCATAGAGTACTGGTCGAGATTCGC
This window of the Juglans regia cultivar Chandler chromosome 12, Walnut 2.0, whole genome shotgun sequence genome carries:
- the LOC108998247 gene encoding E3 ubiquitin-protein ligase ATL6-like; translation: MRVPEIILCRPIIPCVVLLFHRANALPGTASPASISYGPNANLDQYSMVVVILFLMCAFFFMAFFSIYIRECLESSATVNQTAGSATAVNTCRNQGLDRAMIETCFPMLVYSTVKDLNVGKGALQCAVCLSEFEDYEKLRLLPKCDHVFHPVCIDAWLASHLTCPVCRAMLTPDELAPEEAQSRLLTQEDATTSELGEVQKDHILIDIDDDESTAEIVSCDQGSRRISENFPRSHSTGHSLLVQPGEHTDRCTLRLPEEVIRKQIVESTGRKLRRSSSYDAVLGRLWSSRNGYRNGGDREK